Proteins encoded together in one Hylaeus volcanicus isolate JK05 chromosome 3, UHH_iyHylVolc1.0_haploid, whole genome shotgun sequence window:
- the LOC128874223 gene encoding 39S ribosomal protein L19, mitochondrial isoform X1 — MAKSTSRENDKYDHCIWNTIIYLQVSCKEARASSSSAQALILKTKSESDSKNETTQESIDSSTLAKYRFSYPEFLPDPNPLYRNSVREKLERLDMLARRSVVSIPEFYVGSILAVTYAEPHATGKVNRFVGICIERGGCGLRAYFILRNVVDNEGIEVRYELYDPAIQNVQCLRLEKRLDDKLLYLRDADPQYSTFPFDMEPEPFPDGAPVPLNEIKVPLRQQKWIQKYELQNLKGATDIIVTEKRRKKAEKFAKPWEEYDLMKSYRETIPKEEQEQIFSELQMELSQLEVKKNILKRKRTTTRPKKSV, encoded by the exons ATGGCAAAATCTACGTCTCGTGAAAACGATAAGTACGATCATTGTATTTGGAACaccattatatatttacaagtttcat GCAAAGAAGCAAGAGCTTCTTCATCTTCAGCACAAGCATTAATACTTAAAACAAAGTCTGAAAGTGattctaaaaatgaaactacGCAAGAGTCAATCGATTCATCAACTTTAGCAAAGTACAGATTTAGTTATCCTGAGTTTTTACCAGATCCAAATCCATTATATCGTAACAGTGTAAGAGAAAAGTTAGAGCGTTTAGATATGTTGGCCAGGAGATCTGTTGTAAGCATTCCTGAGTTTTATGTTGGCTCTATATTAGCGGTGACTTATGCAGAGCCACATGCAACTGGAAAAGTAAACAGATTTGTTGGTATATGCATAGAGAGAGGTGGTTGTGGATTAAGAGCTTACTTTATTTTGAGGAATGTTGTAGATAACGAAGGTATAGAAGTACGCTATGAATTGTATGATCCAGCTATTCAGAATGTTCAATGTTTAag ATTAGAGAAAAGGTTAGATGATAAGTTACTTTATCTCAGAGATGCAGATCCTCAGTATAGTACATTTCCATTTGATATGGAACCAGAACCGTTCCCTGATGGAGCACCTGTTccattaaatgaaattaaagttcCTCTTAGACAACAGAAATGGATACAGAAGTACGAACTTCAAAATTTGAAAGGAGCGACAGACATAATTGTTACTGAAAAACGTAGAAAGAAGGCAGAAAAGTTTGCTAAACCATGGGAGGAATATGATTTAATGAAATCATATAG gGAAACTATACCAAAAGAAGAACAAGAACAGATATTCTCTGAGCTACAGATGGAACTCTCTCAATTAGAAGTAAAGAAGAACATACTGAAACGAAAACGTACGACAACAAGGCCAAAGAAAAGTGTATAA
- the LOC128874223 gene encoding 39S ribosomal protein L19, mitochondrial isoform X2 encodes MAISSRFLSYRIWQNLRLVKTISKEARASSSSAQALILKTKSESDSKNETTQESIDSSTLAKYRFSYPEFLPDPNPLYRNSVREKLERLDMLARRSVVSIPEFYVGSILAVTYAEPHATGKVNRFVGICIERGGCGLRAYFILRNVVDNEGIEVRYELYDPAIQNVQCLRLEKRLDDKLLYLRDADPQYSTFPFDMEPEPFPDGAPVPLNEIKVPLRQQKWIQKYELQNLKGATDIIVTEKRRKKAEKFAKPWEEYDLMKSYRETIPKEEQEQIFSELQMELSQLEVKKNILKRKRTTTRPKKSV; translated from the exons ATGGCTATTTCATCGAGATTCTTATCTTATAGAATATGGCAAAATCTACGTCTCGTGAAAACGATAA GCAAAGAAGCAAGAGCTTCTTCATCTTCAGCACAAGCATTAATACTTAAAACAAAGTCTGAAAGTGattctaaaaatgaaactacGCAAGAGTCAATCGATTCATCAACTTTAGCAAAGTACAGATTTAGTTATCCTGAGTTTTTACCAGATCCAAATCCATTATATCGTAACAGTGTAAGAGAAAAGTTAGAGCGTTTAGATATGTTGGCCAGGAGATCTGTTGTAAGCATTCCTGAGTTTTATGTTGGCTCTATATTAGCGGTGACTTATGCAGAGCCACATGCAACTGGAAAAGTAAACAGATTTGTTGGTATATGCATAGAGAGAGGTGGTTGTGGATTAAGAGCTTACTTTATTTTGAGGAATGTTGTAGATAACGAAGGTATAGAAGTACGCTATGAATTGTATGATCCAGCTATTCAGAATGTTCAATGTTTAag ATTAGAGAAAAGGTTAGATGATAAGTTACTTTATCTCAGAGATGCAGATCCTCAGTATAGTACATTTCCATTTGATATGGAACCAGAACCGTTCCCTGATGGAGCACCTGTTccattaaatgaaattaaagttcCTCTTAGACAACAGAAATGGATACAGAAGTACGAACTTCAAAATTTGAAAGGAGCGACAGACATAATTGTTACTGAAAAACGTAGAAAGAAGGCAGAAAAGTTTGCTAAACCATGGGAGGAATATGATTTAATGAAATCATATAG gGAAACTATACCAAAAGAAGAACAAGAACAGATATTCTCTGAGCTACAGATGGAACTCTCTCAATTAGAAGTAAAGAAGAACATACTGAAACGAAAACGTACGACAACAAGGCCAAAGAAAAGTGTATAA
- the LOC128874222 gene encoding uncharacterized protein LOC128874222 codes for MIQSITLELRPRLQICNAFIHLQKEVNSAKVRIKLLEESIEITIENKTVKFLTKFIKLIPNSLSALNVVNDWICFRVQTGSNSIYGSFQTEILINSTAMITSIKFPLENTELLNTSDCNILCTYCKTILSKKIVVKRVLPIPDAKYDPNEWFCCNHNHDNITQNLVPLESDIFYGPLFFVIHASLFNNNLKIDGNTIICNRCLQYLGKVDTNTSLKLWSCSIDYNLLSNSTTKNATDPFTDFLIAIKTSMTGMLGEEIILQSSMGKDIHSLILKPMDWHLNLMIEPKTISHNNTITLQTISIVKVLYKYETSKSIVDFTNQTYCEVGFLVIKAGLEHLLLSTKRFPQFHRAASDYYIGHIYLEKPANET; via the coding sequence ATGATACAATCTATAACACTAGAGCTAAGGCCTAGGCTCCAGATATGCAATGCTTTCATTCATTTACAAAAAGAAGTAAATTCAGCAAAAGTTAGAATAAAGCTTTTGGAAGAGAGTATAGAGATAACAATAGAGAATAAAACAGTCaagtttttaacaaaatttataaaattaataccaAATTCATTGTCTGCATTAAATGTAGTAAATGATTGGATTTGTTTCCGTGTGCAAACAGGATCGAATTCTATTTATGGATCTTTTCAAACAGAAATACTTATTAATTCAACAGCAATGATTActtcaataaaatttcctttggaaaacACTGAATTACTTAATACATCAGATTGcaatatattatgtacatactGTAAAACAATTCTTTCTAAGAAAATAGTTGTCAAAAGGGTGTTGCCCATACCAGATGCAAAGTATGATCCAAATGAATGGTTTTGCTGTAACCACAATCATGATaatattacacaaaatttgGTGCCATTAGAATCTGACATTTTTTATGGaccacttttttttgttatacatgcaagtttgtttaataacaatttaaagaTAGAtggaaatactatcatttgtAATAGATGCTTGCAATACTTGGGAAAAGTTGATACAAATACTTCACTTAAACTGTGGAGTTGTTCTAtagattacaatttattaagtaactcaacaacaaaaaatgcaACAGATCCCTTTACTGATTTTTTAATAGCTATTAAGACCTCTATGACTGGTATGCTTggagaagaaataattttgcaatctTCCATGGGAAAGGACATTCATTCCCTCATTCTAAAACCTATGGACTGGCACTTGAACTTAATGATAGAGCCTAAGACAATTTCACATAATAATACTATAACTTTGCAAACAATATCCATTgttaaagtattatataaatacgagACAAGTAAAAGTATTGTTGACTTTACAAATCAAACATACTGTGAAGTAGGATTTCTAGTGATAAAAGCAGGCTTAGAGCATTTGTTATTGTCAACAAAACGATTTCCACAATTTCATAGAGCTGCATCTGACTATTATATCGGACatatatatttggaaaaaCCTGCAAATGAGActtaa